A genomic window from Silene latifolia isolate original U9 population chromosome Y, ASM4854445v1, whole genome shotgun sequence includes:
- the LOC141627558 gene encoding protein FAR-RED IMPAIRED RESPONSE 1-like, giving the protein MWHITQKITGKVGSALCKDTDFLNRFNAVVWDSDSKPFEFEEKWLKLISDFQLEDNEWLSTMFTDRKHWILAYHRDLPMGCILRTTQRSESANSFFKWYENHFGTQVEFWMRFQTAMDQQRYTQRCDDYDSDHSLPNLDTNIHLEKYGAIVYTHAVFKMLQEEVKAAILCGVADFDKEYNLRIIFVEDAEVKRTFKLDPNGNVIDDSNMAHSDNSLACKLWAEFSATVGVLKTLPLAHMDELASLLVEFREKLSVTPLTKDQEMEMLLGCSSSSEVTIRPPVKAHNKGSGKRLTSAKTQAIEKAAKPKRVCA; this is encoded by the exons atgtggcatataacgcAAAAGATCACAGGCAAAGTGGGTTCAGCACTTTGCAAAGACACCGACTTCCTTAATCGGTTCAACGCTGTCGTCTGGGACTCTGATTCGAAACCGTTTGAGTTTGAAGAAAAGTGGCTGAAACTTATTTCAGATTTTCAACTGGAAGATAACGAGTGGTTATCTACAATGTTCACTGACCGAAAACATTGGATTCTTGCCTACCATCGTGACCTTCCCATGGGCTGCATATTAAGAACAACACAGCGATCCGAGAGTGCAAATTCTTTTTTCAAGTGGTATGAGAATCACTTTGGTACACAGGTCGAATTTTGGATGAG GTTCCAAACTGCTATGGACCAGCAGCGCTACACACAAAGGTGCGATGATTATGACAGCGACCACTCATTACCTAACCTAGACACAAACATACATTTAGAAAAATATGGTGCTATTGTATACACACATGCTGTGTTTAAGATGTTACAAGAGGAAGTAAAGGCCGCTATATTATGTGGTGTCGCTGACTTTGACAAGGAATACAATCTGCGGATAATTTTTGTGGAAGATGCTGAAGTAAAAAGAACTTTCAAG CTTGATCCCAATGGGAATGTCATCGATGATTCAAATATGGCTCACTCTGATAACAGCCTTGCGTGCAAGCTATGGGCAGAGTTCAGTGCAACAGTTGGAGTTCTCAAAACTTTACCTCTGGCTCACATGGACGAATTAGCATCCCTCCTAGTTGAGTTCCGCGAGAAGTTATCTGTTACACCACTTACAAAAGATCAAGAAATGGAGATGCTCTTGGGCTGCAGCTCATCGTCTGAAGTCACTATTCGGCCTCCGGTTAAAGCACACAACAAGGGCAGCGGAAAAAGATTAACGTCAGCAAAAACACAAGCCATTGAAAAGGCAGCAAAGCCAAAAAGAGTATGTGCATAG